The segment CATATCGAACGTCATGTACACGCCGTTTTCTTTACTCAAGCGAAGCTTCAAGCCAAGACCCGCATCCAGCAAGCCCGCATGCAAAAAGAACCGGCAACGAGAGCTGTTCGAAAATCCCGTCGAAGCCTGCGTTGATTCTTTAGATTCATTTTTCTTAGATACAGACTTTTTAGCGGCAGACGATTTCGCGGCAAGGCTAGTCGTCGACAAAAGCAACAAGCAAGCGAATAGGATCTTAAACAGTTTCATTTATTCAGCCCAGTGATTGCCGTTGTAGTTGCGAGCAGTGTCTGCATCCATGCCAATCTGACGGACCAGATCATCCAAGCTCGGGAATTTCTGTTCAGGGCGCAGGTATGCCATCAAGTCAAGCACCATCGGGCGACCGTAAATGTCTTCGCTAAAGTCGAGCAAATACGCTTCGATAGCGAGGCGCTGGTTGCCGGTAGACGGCTGCGTACCAATGTTCACCACCGCGCGGAAAGAGCGTTCTCCCCCGTTGCCATCGGGCAAGCGAGCAGTCGCCACATACACGCCGTGTTTGGGCAAGAACTTGTACTTTCCCACTTGCAAATTCGCTGTCGGGAAACCGATGGTATGACCGAGGCGCTTGCCTTCGACAATCGTTCCAGACAAACGATACGGGCGGCCCAGATAAGTCTGCGCGCGCGACACATCGCCATTCAAAAGCGCATTTCGCACAGCGGAAGAACTCACGCGTTCACCCTTGTGAAGCACAATCGAAAGCATGGCCGTCGAAAGTTCCGGGAAGGCCGCGGTAATGGTTTCGTAGTTACCCTTGCCGCCGGCGCCAAAGCAATGGTCATGTCCAAAGAACATGGAGCACACGCCGCGCTTTTCAATCAGTTCCTGACGGACAAAGACATCGAACGGAAGCTTCGCCACTTCGGGCGTAAACGGGAGCACCAAAAATTCAAGTCCCAGGCTTTCGATAAACTCACGCTTTTCTTCGGTAGTCGTGAGGAGCAGCGGATCGCCGGGAGTGCGCAACACATAGTTGGAATGCGGCTCAAAACTAATGACGGTAGGCGTCAAGCCGTTCACTTCGGCAACGGCCTTGAGCGTGCGGAAAAGCGCCTGGTGTCCCAGGTGGCATCCGTCAAAATTACCCATCGTCACAGCACGTTTCATTTTTCATCCTCACCCAAATAAAATTTCGGCTTAATGCGCCCCGGTTCATAAAAGCACAGGCTCAAGACTTCGCCTTGCATGTTTGCGGCAAACACATGGCCCTCGGGGCCTACGCCCTCGACTTTCTCTTTCCACGGGAGCCAATTACCCTGGCGGATTACAGCCACCTGTTCGTCGGTTAGGCGCACCACCGGAAAGTCGAGCACCGCATCGACCGGCAACAGATTTTCACGGGTCAAGTTCTCGCCGCGCACCGCCTTATCGAGCGTCACATTGCCGATGCGGTGTCTGCGTATCTGCGATACGCATGCGTAGGTTCCAAGCGCACGACCGATATCGCGACCGAGCGCACGAATATAAGTTCCCTTGGAGCATTCGCAAATCAAGTCGAAGGTCGCAAATTCCTTGCCGGAGCAGCCTTCAGTCACTTCGCCCTCGCCTATCACCTTGAGTTCGCCAATGTGAATCTTGCGAGGCTTCAATTCAATGTTGCGGCCACGTTCCATCAAGTCGCTGGCACGCACGCCGTTGATTTTCACGGCGCAGTACTTGGGCGGAACCTGTTCAATATCGCCCGTAAATTGCGGGAGAACAGCTTCGAGCATTTCGCGGGTAATCGCGAGCGCTTCGCCCTGCTCCACAACCTCGCCGTCCCATTCGAGGGTATCGGTTTCGTAGCCCAAATGCAGCCTAAAGCTATAGCACTTGTCCTTGGCTTCGATAAAGGGCAACAGTCGCGTGCAGCGGCCGGTGGCAGCAATAATCAAGCCCGAGGCACGCAAATCCAGCGTGCCCGCGTGGCCTACTCGCTTTGTAGAAAAGACCCTTTTCAGTGGGAAAAGGGCCTTAAAAGAAGTTTCGCCAGCAATCTTGTCCAAAAGAACGAAGCCGGAATTGCTCAATTACAAGTCCCCTTTCTGCTTCAGTTCGGCCAGAATGCTTTCGATATGCATGGCGTGTTCCAAGTTTTCATCCAGAACAAAATTCAGTTCCGGAATCTTACGGATCTTTAGCGCCTTGCCTAAAACAGTACGGATATAACCCGCCGAATTCTTGAGGCCAATCAGCGAATCACGCTTTTCCTTGTCGGAACCCATCACGGACACCATGACCTTGGCGTAGCTCAGGTCATCGGTAATCGTAACGCGCGTGATGCTGGCGAGGCTGCTCACACGAGGATCCTTCAAGCCCTTCTGCAAGAGCTTGCCGATTTCCTCGCGGAACTGTTCATCCAATCTGTCAGTTCTACGACTCATTGGACTCCTCAGCCTTCTTGGCCTTT is part of the uncultured Fibrobacter sp. genome and harbors:
- the ribF gene encoding riboflavin biosynthesis protein RibF; amino-acid sequence: MKRAVTMGNFDGCHLGHQALFRTLKAVAEVNGLTPTVISFEPHSNYVLRTPGDPLLLTTTEEKREFIESLGLEFLVLPFTPEVAKLPFDVFVRQELIEKRGVCSMFFGHDHCFGAGGKGNYETITAAFPELSTAMLSIVLHKGERVSSSAVRNALLNGDVSRAQTYLGRPYRLSGTIVEGKRLGHTIGFPTANLQVGKYKFLPKHGVYVATARLPDGNGGERSFRAVVNIGTQPSTGNQRLAIEAYLLDFSEDIYGRPMVLDLMAYLRPEQKFPSLDDLVRQIGMDADTARNYNGNHWAE
- the truB gene encoding tRNA pseudouridine(55) synthase TruB — translated: MSNSGFVLLDKIAGETSFKALFPLKRVFSTKRVGHAGTLDLRASGLIIAATGRCTRLLPFIEAKDKCYSFRLHLGYETDTLEWDGEVVEQGEALAITREMLEAVLPQFTGDIEQVPPKYCAVKINGVRASDLMERGRNIELKPRKIHIGELKVIGEGEVTEGCSGKEFATFDLICECSKGTYIRALGRDIGRALGTYACVSQIRRHRIGNVTLDKAVRGENLTRENLLPVDAVLDFPVVRLTDEQVAVIRQGNWLPWKEKVEGVGPEGHVFAANMQGEVLSLCFYEPGRIKPKFYLGEDEK
- the rbfA gene encoding 30S ribosome-binding factor RbfA, which produces MSRRTDRLDEQFREEIGKLLQKGLKDPRVSSLASITRVTITDDLSYAKVMVSVMGSDKEKRDSLIGLKNSAGYIRTVLGKALKIRKIPELNFVLDENLEHAMHIESILAELKQKGDL